A window of the Xenopus laevis strain J_2021 chromosome 9_10L, Xenopus_laevis_v10.1, whole genome shotgun sequence genome harbors these coding sequences:
- the LOC121398355 gene encoding protein FAM135A-like: MSCCNEGCTTGDIDKLGSSLLNEILQYITSKKLIISRISFIGFSLGNLIIRSALWRPEFEGYRGNLHTYLSFSGPHMGLLYPNSFLFKTGLWIEKRLHIGVSVSQMALSDHKDPRQSFLYKLSQKKGLEHFKNVILVSALQDYLVPYHSARIEMCKDAVKGDELGAVYNEMLRNLLEPVLHNENCNFVRYDVSFDLAKSFLSFAGIEGHLALISSWQYLENFFQNAGLKYFE, from the exons ATGTCTTGTTGCAACGAG GGCTGCACCACTGGTGATATTGATAAATTAGGCAGCAGTCTCCTAAATGAAATATTACAGTACATAACAAGCAAGAAGCTCATTATTTCCAGGATCAG CTTTATCGGCTTTTCTTTGGGCAATCTAATAATACGCTCAGCCCTGTGGAGACCTGAATTTGAAGGCTACCGTGGAAACCTGCACACTTACCTCTCCTTCAGTGGACCACATATGGGCCTTCTGTACCCCAACTCGTTTCTCTTTAAAACTG GCCTGTGGATAGAGAAGCGGTTGCATATAGGTGTCTCCGTATCTCAGATGGCATTATCAGATCACAAAGACCCAAGACAAAGTTTCCTCTACAAACTCAGTCAGAAAAAAG GCTTGGAGCACTTCAAGAATGTGATTCTCGTGAGCGCGTTACAAGATTACCTTGTTCCCTATCACTCCGCTCGTATTGAAATGTGCAAAGATGCTGTGAAGGGAGATGAGTTAG GAGCTGTTTACAATGAGATGCTCCGTAACCTCCTTGAGCCTGTTCTACACAACGAGAACTGTAACTTTGTGAGATACGACGTTAGTTTCGATCTGGCCAAATCATTCTTGTCTTTCGCTGGGATTGAAGGCCACCTCGCATTAATTTCATCTTGGCAATATTTGGAAAACTTCTTTCAAAACGCTGGCCTGAAATATTTTGAATAG